From the genome of Methanoculleus sp. SDB, one region includes:
- a CDS encoding hydrolase TatD, which produces MQNPDIPVTDDHIHIDPVNGRGIEAAKDFMRAGGTHLFLVTKPSWSYGIEPNAGEDYRHVFDATIAVAERIREIGLCVFPVLGIHPAEITRLAGRVGAERAPAIMMEGLDLAAEYVADGKAVALKSGRPHYPVDPEVMDASNVVMSHALRLSASLGCALQIHAESGPCTDVVAMADAAGMPVFRVVKHFATPDTPLTPSLIAKHEAIPVLAASGRLFTMESDYMDENSRPGAVIGPKSVPRFTRRLLSEGAITKEDAFRIHAIAPSRIYGVEIE; this is translated from the coding sequence ATGCAGAATCCTGATATCCCCGTCACCGACGATCACATCCATATCGATCCGGTCAACGGCCGCGGAATCGAGGCGGCAAAGGATTTCATGCGTGCGGGCGGAACGCATCTCTTTCTCGTCACCAAGCCCTCGTGGTCCTACGGCATCGAACCGAATGCAGGAGAGGACTACCGGCACGTGTTCGATGCGACGATCGCCGTTGCGGAGCGAATCAGGGAGATCGGGCTGTGCGTCTTTCCGGTTCTCGGGATCCACCCGGCTGAGATCACACGCCTTGCCGGACGCGTCGGGGCTGAGCGTGCCCCCGCGATCATGATGGAAGGCCTCGATCTGGCCGCGGAGTATGTCGCGGACGGGAAGGCGGTTGCGTTGAAGAGCGGTCGCCCCCACTACCCGGTCGATCCGGAGGTCATGGATGCGTCGAATGTCGTGATGTCCCACGCGCTCCGGCTGAGCGCCTCGCTCGGGTGTGCACTCCAGATCCATGCCGAAAGCGGACCGTGCACCGATGTCGTGGCAATGGCGGACGCTGCCGGAATGCCTGTCTTTCGCGTGGTGAAGCACTTCGCCACACCCGACACGCCGCTCACCCCGTCCCTGATCGCAAAGCACGAGGCAATCCCTGTGCTGGCCGCCTCGGGACGCCTCTTTACCATGGAAAGCGATTATATGGATGAAAACAGCCGCCCCGGTGCCGTTATCGGACCGAAATCGGTACCGCGTTTCACCCGGCGCCTGCTTTCGGAGGGCGCGATAACCAAAGAGGATGCATTCCGCATCCATGCCATTGCACCGTCACGCATCTACGGTGTCGAAATCGAATAG
- a CDS encoding NMD protein affecting ribosome stability and mRNA decay — MSIQESFCPKCGGPSEGGLCGRCRAEQTEWLVCDPRISSVRCPTCGSLKHGSRWTDTERDLQETAEELALGAVHLHEDVRHPDIGIATRDTGPNRTMAQVTVAGILYGVPVKGACTIEIAWKKEQCDRCCMFAGGYYEGVLQLRATRRKPDPFEIGRAMAIARSVEDAMQEAGERLSFITRTDENRDGLDIVISSQHIGQRISREIVRELGGRVTTHPKLAGEKDGKAVYRVTYLIRLPCYQKGDVVVLGERPYEIREMASSTMKVFDLTDGSSRVIPEDCSGRLLGNIRQAERALVAFRDGDIVGILDPKSFETREFPAPPWLPLSEGTEVLLLRDPETERFIFIG; from the coding sequence ATGTCGATTCAGGAATCATTCTGTCCGAAATGCGGAGGGCCGTCCGAAGGTGGCCTCTGCGGACGATGCAGGGCCGAGCAGACGGAGTGGCTCGTATGCGATCCCCGCATCTCGTCGGTGAGGTGCCCGACCTGCGGGTCGCTCAAACACGGCAGCAGGTGGACGGATACGGAACGTGATCTTCAGGAAACGGCGGAGGAGCTTGCCCTCGGCGCGGTGCACCTCCACGAGGACGTCCGGCACCCGGATATCGGTATTGCCACCCGCGATACGGGCCCGAACAGGACGATGGCGCAGGTAACGGTGGCGGGAATCCTCTACGGGGTGCCCGTGAAGGGTGCGTGCACGATCGAGATCGCATGGAAAAAGGAGCAATGCGATCGATGCTGCATGTTCGCCGGCGGATACTACGAGGGTGTCCTGCAGCTGCGGGCGACGAGGCGAAAACCCGATCCCTTTGAGATCGGGCGGGCGATGGCGATCGCCCGGTCGGTAGAGGACGCAATGCAGGAGGCAGGGGAACGCCTTTCGTTTATCACCCGCACCGACGAGAACCGGGACGGACTTGACATCGTCATCTCCAGCCAGCATATCGGGCAGCGGATCTCCCGCGAGATCGTGCGGGAACTGGGCGGCCGTGTGACGACGCACCCCAAACTCGCCGGGGAAAAGGACGGAAAGGCGGTCTACCGGGTGACCTATCTCATCCGCCTCCCCTGCTACCAGAAAGGGGACGTGGTCGTCCTCGGTGAGCGCCCCTACGAGATCCGCGAAATGGCCTCCTCTACCATGAAAGTCTTCGACCTCACCGACGGCAGCTCACGGGTGATCCCGGAAGACTGCAGCGGCAGGCTTCTCGGCAACATCAGGCAGGCCGAAAGGGCCCTCGTAGCCTTCCGGGACGGGGATATCGTGGGCATACTCGACCCGAAATCCTTCGAAACACGGGAATTTCCCGCCCCGCCGTGGCTGCCCCTTTCGGAAGGGACGGAAGTGCTCCTGCTCCGGGATCCGGAAACGGAGAGGTTCATTTTCATCGGGTGA
- a CDS encoding methyltransferase, giving the protein MRARCVSIDDLDGIAGEPWVDRSRRPYVDGKRAFIPVKDGFSAETELPERMPYRGRGYQMVGDIALIHGDLPTPADLNALVGWARPRGVIHVGGYAGPMRIPVCTRLRGTGGVVRHRESGCTFVLDPERVMFAQGNREEKARMASVSGKSERIADMFAGIGYFTVPCARAGAQVHAMELNPEAFFYLRQNIIENDVQGRVRAECGDCRDLLRGFYTRVIMGHFDSPSMMTDALAHTGPGSTLHVHGTSPAEPAIRRAVREAGFAAVITERRVKKYAPGRWHKVWDVVLG; this is encoded by the coding sequence ATGCGGGCACGGTGCGTTTCGATCGATGATCTGGACGGGATCGCCGGGGAGCCGTGGGTGGACCGGTCACGGCGCCCCTACGTCGACGGAAAGCGCGCCTTCATTCCCGTGAAAGACGGGTTTTCAGCTGAAACGGAACTCCCGGAGCGAATGCCGTACCGGGGACGGGGCTATCAGATGGTGGGGGATATCGCCCTGATCCACGGCGATCTCCCGACACCGGCGGATCTCAACGCTCTGGTCGGGTGGGCACGCCCCCGCGGTGTGATCCACGTGGGCGGCTATGCGGGCCCGATGCGCATCCCCGTGTGCACGCGTCTCCGGGGTACCGGAGGTGTCGTCAGGCACCGCGAAAGCGGCTGCACGTTCGTTCTCGACCCGGAACGGGTGATGTTTGCACAGGGAAACCGGGAAGAGAAGGCACGCATGGCTTCCGTTTCAGGGAAATCCGAACGGATCGCGGATATGTTTGCCGGGATCGGGTACTTCACGGTCCCCTGTGCGCGGGCCGGGGCGCAGGTCCACGCCATGGAACTCAATCCGGAGGCTTTTTTCTATCTGCGGCAGAATATCATCGAAAACGACGTGCAGGGACGTGTCAGGGCGGAATGTGGCGACTGCCGTGATCTTCTGCGGGGATTCTATACGCGGGTCATTATGGGCCATTTCGATTCCCCGTCGATGATGACCGACGCGCTCGCCCATACGGGCCCGGGCAGCACCCTTCACGTCCACGGCACGAGCCCCGCCGAACCCGCTATCCGGCGTGCCGTACGGGAGGCGGGTTTCGCGGCAGTAATCACGGAGAGGCGGGTAAAAAAATATGCACCCGGACGGTGGCATAAGGTGTGGGATGTGGTGCTTGGATGA
- a CDS encoding phosphopantothenoylcysteine decarboxylase: protein MTEPIRTGQTLQDREIVLGITGSVAAVETVKLAHALRRRGASVQGVMTEAASGIIHPDAVTYATGRPTLTRCGGLVEHVTHCGVGGSADVLLIAPCTANTLAKIAAGIDDTPVTTFATTAIGRGMPVVVVPAMHESMYCHPAVRESIARLRSWGITVVDPHIEEEKAKIAPVEEIVLHTERAVMQGPLTGKTVLVTSGRCEEAVDDVRVMTTRSSGRMGREIALQAFRLGADVWVVHRDRFPCVGNVHAISAADMRNAVHDICTTRNVDYYVSAAALSDFAPERADGKIPSGSPVTIRLAPQPKLLPEVLERWSPITVAFKLGWQEGDKAAALLAAGARAVVVNTPDVLGSDEGVFSVLTAAQTTEIAGSKEEVAQAVWSAVL, encoded by the coding sequence ATGACCGAACCGATACGGACGGGACAGACGTTGCAGGACCGCGAAATTGTGCTCGGGATCACCGGAAGCGTGGCGGCGGTGGAAACCGTGAAACTGGCGCATGCACTCCGGCGACGCGGGGCGTCCGTTCAGGGAGTGATGACGGAGGCCGCCTCCGGCATCATCCATCCCGATGCAGTGACCTATGCCACCGGACGGCCCACGCTGACACGGTGCGGGGGGCTGGTCGAGCACGTGACGCACTGCGGCGTAGGGGGCAGCGCGGACGTGCTGCTCATCGCACCCTGCACGGCAAATACGCTCGCCAAAATTGCTGCGGGTATCGACGATACGCCCGTGACGACGTTCGCAACGACGGCAATCGGGCGCGGGATGCCCGTCGTCGTCGTGCCCGCGATGCACGAAAGCATGTATTGCCATCCCGCCGTCCGGGAGAGCATCGCACGGCTGAGGTCGTGGGGCATCACGGTCGTTGATCCCCATATCGAGGAAGAAAAGGCAAAAATCGCCCCGGTTGAAGAGATCGTCCTTCATACGGAACGTGCCGTGATGCAGGGGCCCCTGACGGGGAAGACGGTGCTCGTCACGAGCGGGCGATGCGAAGAGGCGGTAGACGACGTCCGGGTCATGACCACGCGGTCCAGCGGACGCATGGGCAGGGAGATTGCCCTGCAGGCATTCAGGCTGGGAGCCGACGTGTGGGTGGTGCACCGCGACAGGTTCCCCTGTGTCGGGAATGTGCATGCCATAAGTGCCGCCGACATGCGCAACGCCGTCCATGACATCTGCACGACGCGAAACGTCGACTATTATGTAAGCGCCGCCGCGCTCTCCGATTTCGCGCCGGAACGGGCGGACGGAAAGATCCCGAGCGGGAGCCCCGTCACCATCCGGCTTGCACCCCAGCCGAAGCTTCTTCCCGAAGTACTGGAGCGGTGGTCGCCGATCACCGTCGCGTTCAAACTGGGATGGCAGGAAGGCGACAAGGCGGCGGCACTGCTGGCAGCGGGGGCACGGGCGGTTGTCGTGAACACCCCGGATGTGCTCGGAAGCGACGAGGGCGTGTTTTCCGTCCTGACCGCCGCTCAAACGACAGAGATCGCCGGGAGCAAGGAGGAGGTGGCACAGGCCGTATGGTCAGCAGTGCTGTAG
- a CDS encoding GHMP kinase, with amino-acid sequence MVSSAVAFCPGHISGYFRRVEGDSVETTGSTGAGIVISEGVRARALKAEEPSVEIRRTDTHNREIARISGSKPLESAMAQLGVCAAVTTECRLPLEAGFGLSAAALLAGITALDALHGLGLGSREIIRLAHETEIGHRSGLGDVAACQGGGLECRPVAGIHARITRFLDVPGEISTVTLGTLETPSVIGSPGAMARVEEAYPGRCPADIFDFFRLSRQFAEHSGLIAPGVRDILRACDRAGVPASMTMLGNGVFAYGDTAYAVLSPYGDVAVMTVARSGVRMLEVTP; translated from the coding sequence ATGGTCAGCAGTGCTGTAGCGTTCTGCCCGGGGCATATTTCAGGGTATTTCAGGCGTGTGGAGGGCGACTCTGTCGAGACAACCGGGAGTACGGGTGCCGGGATCGTCATCTCCGAGGGCGTACGCGCCAGAGCGCTGAAGGCGGAGGAACCGTCCGTCGAGATCAGGCGCACGGATACGCACAATCGTGAAATAGCCCGTATCAGCGGATCGAAGCCTCTCGAATCCGCAATGGCGCAGCTGGGCGTCTGCGCGGCGGTCACCACCGAATGCCGCCTTCCCCTGGAGGCAGGCTTCGGGCTCTCCGCCGCGGCCCTGCTCGCCGGAATCACCGCTCTCGACGCACTGCACGGCCTCGGTCTGGGGAGCCGTGAAATCATCCGGCTCGCCCACGAGACCGAGATCGGCCACAGGTCAGGGCTCGGGGACGTTGCCGCGTGCCAGGGAGGAGGACTCGAATGCCGCCCGGTCGCAGGCATTCATGCCCGAATCACCCGTTTCCTCGATGTTCCGGGTGAGATTTCCACCGTCACGCTCGGGACGCTGGAGACGCCCTCCGTGATCGGGTCGCCCGGAGCCATGGCACGAGTGGAGGAGGCATATCCGGGTCGGTGTCCCGCCGATATTTTCGATTTTTTCCGGCTTTCCCGGCAGTTTGCGGAGCATAGCGGGTTGATCGCGCCGGGTGTGCGTGATATTCTCCGCGCCTGCGACCGTGCCGGGGTTCCGGCGAGCATGACCATGCTCGGAAACGGGGTGTTCGCGTACGGCGACACCGCATACGCGGTGCTGTCGCCGTATGGAGATGTGGCGGTCATGACGGTCGCCCGGAGCGGTGTGCGGATGCTGGAGGTCACGCCATGA
- a CDS encoding replication protein C — protein MLWIEKYRPRTFDEICGQPEVVRHLRRFAAGRTVPHLLLVGRHGTGKSAAVECLARGLYGDAWEQNTTIFCTGDLFLQGKQYLEADERFSHLYRKDAGLITNFKHIVKEYASLRPLDTEFKLMVFDDASSLPFEAQQALRRIMERYSATCRFLYTTTQQSSIIPAISSRCLPLFFAPVAADDIHAHLASIISREHGPRREVPSDDCDLIIQASRGDLRKAVMYLQLLAEGGETDLAEVSQSETTAIASSAFAALQARDLEKAQHLVGLLMLEYGLSGREIVSELRTVARREYNDERITLALADTDFVLGHAGSDYLQLDALLARILAEVFL, from the coding sequence ATGCTCTGGATTGAAAAGTACCGGCCCCGCACCTTCGACGAAATCTGCGGCCAGCCCGAAGTGGTGCGGCACCTGCGGCGGTTTGCGGCCGGACGCACCGTTCCCCACCTTCTGCTCGTGGGCCGGCACGGGACGGGGAAGAGCGCCGCCGTCGAGTGCCTTGCACGCGGGCTGTACGGTGACGCATGGGAGCAGAACACGACCATATTCTGCACGGGAGATCTCTTTCTTCAGGGAAAGCAGTACCTCGAGGCCGACGAGCGTTTCTCGCACCTTTACCGGAAAGACGCTGGGCTGATTACGAATTTCAAACACATCGTGAAGGAATACGCATCACTCCGCCCCCTTGACACTGAATTCAAGCTCATGGTCTTCGACGATGCGTCGTCGCTCCCGTTCGAGGCGCAGCAGGCACTCAGGCGGATCATGGAGCGGTATTCGGCGACATGCAGGTTTCTCTACACCACCACGCAGCAGAGCAGCATTATTCCTGCAATCAGTTCGCGCTGCCTGCCCCTCTTTTTCGCCCCCGTCGCGGCGGACGACATCCATGCGCACCTCGCCTCCATCATCTCGCGGGAGCACGGACCGCGGCGCGAGGTGCCGTCCGACGATTGCGATCTCATCATCCAGGCATCACGGGGAGACCTCCGGAAAGCGGTGATGTATCTCCAGCTTCTCGCCGAAGGCGGAGAGACCGATCTGGCCGAGGTCTCGCAGTCGGAAACGACGGCGATTGCATCATCCGCATTTGCCGCGCTTCAGGCACGGGATCTCGAAAAGGCGCAGCATCTCGTCGGACTGCTCATGCTGGAATACGGCCTTTCCGGCCGCGAGATCGTTTCCGAACTGCGCACCGTGGCGCGGCGGGAGTACAACGACGAGCGGATCACGCTGGCTCTCGCCGATACCGACTTTGTGCTCGGCCATGCGGGCAGCGACTATCTCCAGCTCGACGCCCTGCTCGCGAGAATCCTTGCGGAGGTGTTTCTCTGA
- a CDS encoding ubiquinone biosynthesis protein UbiE, translating to MNKIQHHYDEMADIYDRQYDDGRGRAYYSHLCDYLLSAVPPGGEILDLGCGTGLFMRRYLGTGGTASGLDISRGMIIRARSRCPGSVVTVGDAERLPFKDETFDAITSVLAFSYLRDPESMLRESFRVLRPGGTIAIITLGKNVLTALVPFIYRVGEVLKIRRVGMAYFGEHYYDEEEIGDLFHRIGFIDVQVQRRSVAHVNTGDLVFDLTKKVEPIVEHRLPKLAYNICVGGKKPER from the coding sequence CTGAATAAAATACAGCATCATTACGATGAAATGGCGGATATATACGACCGGCAGTACGATGACGGACGGGGCAGGGCGTATTATTCCCACCTCTGCGATTATCTTCTCTCCGCCGTGCCCCCCGGAGGGGAGATCCTGGATCTCGGCTGCGGGACGGGCCTTTTCATGCGGCGGTACCTCGGCACCGGCGGCACCGCCTCGGGCCTCGACATCAGCCGCGGCATGATCATCCGCGCACGGTCGCGATGCCCGGGGAGCGTGGTCACGGTGGGGGACGCTGAAAGGCTGCCCTTCAAAGACGAGACATTTGATGCGATAACGAGCGTTCTCGCGTTCAGTTACCTCAGGGATCCCGAATCGATGCTCAGGGAGTCGTTCCGGGTGCTCAGGCCCGGCGGCACCATCGCCATCATCACCCTCGGCAAAAACGTGCTGACTGCTCTCGTCCCGTTCATATACCGTGTCGGCGAGGTGCTGAAGATCCGCCGGGTCGGCATGGCCTATTTCGGGGAGCACTACTATGACGAAGAGGAGATTGGCGACCTCTTTCACCGGATCGGATTTATCGACGTGCAGGTGCAGCGCCGGTCCGTCGCACACGTGAATACGGGCGACCTCGTATTTGACCTGACAAAAAAAGTGGAGCCAATCGTCGAGCACAGGCTCCCGAAACTCGCCTATAATATCTGTGTGGGCGGAAAAAAGCCGGAGCGATAG